One segment of Methylocella silvestris BL2 DNA contains the following:
- a CDS encoding carboxylesterase/lipase family protein, with amino-acid sequence MIVAAGALLSHAPAQADNSFRVETKEGPVKGYLKTGGVAVFLGIPYAEPPVGDLRWRPPKKHAAWTDVLDAKNFGPTCAQITTLGLFAGPANNNEDCLYLNVFSPNVDPASRTKLPVIFWIHGGGNVDGESNDYDAGKLAAEGDVVVVTINYRLNLMGFLAHPALDAEGHLFGNYGILDQQLALNWVRRNISAFGGDKNNVTVGGQSAGASNTAAQMISPLAAGLFHRAILQSGVSYFSGLAPLAVAEAKGVAFAAAAGCGSGADSATAQCLRNLPAEKVEALSGTQTGNGPYITYLVEDGQILPRSFTSSFQSGQFNQVPVMNGTVQDEANFTLGITEYFKKPRTPFTEDDFKNLVTSTYSGNAGPGGSPPAYPAGTVNKVLARYPLNAYASPQLAMDAVTTDVSACRSFYASELLASQTPVYGYEFQERTAPFYFPKMPGFLPLAYHTADIQFLFPLFHGGPDGIAHDLNKKQQVLADQMTGAWTNFAWTGNPNGQGNNPWPQYKGKPGSYYLAQNIPVQTTFTGKEFAAAHKCDFWQKILIYN; translated from the coding sequence TTGATCGTCGCAGCGGGGGCTTTGCTCTCGCACGCCCCGGCGCAGGCCGACAATAGTTTTCGCGTCGAAACCAAGGAAGGACCCGTAAAGGGCTATCTCAAGACTGGCGGGGTGGCGGTGTTTCTCGGAATACCCTACGCCGAGCCGCCTGTAGGCGATCTGCGCTGGCGGCCGCCGAAAAAACACGCCGCCTGGACCGATGTGCTGGACGCAAAGAATTTCGGCCCGACATGCGCGCAAATCACCACGCTCGGGTTGTTCGCAGGACCCGCCAACAACAATGAGGACTGCCTCTATCTGAACGTGTTCTCACCGAATGTTGATCCAGCGAGCCGCACAAAGCTTCCCGTCATCTTCTGGATCCATGGCGGCGGAAATGTCGATGGCGAAAGCAATGATTACGACGCAGGCAAGCTCGCCGCGGAGGGCGACGTCGTCGTCGTCACGATCAACTATCGCTTGAACCTGATGGGCTTTCTGGCGCATCCGGCGCTCGACGCAGAAGGTCATCTTTTCGGCAATTACGGAATTCTTGACCAGCAGCTCGCCCTCAATTGGGTACGGCGCAACATCTCGGCTTTCGGCGGCGACAAGAATAATGTGACCGTCGGCGGTCAATCGGCTGGCGCCTCCAATACAGCCGCCCAGATGATTTCGCCCCTCGCCGCCGGCTTGTTCCATCGCGCGATCCTGCAAAGCGGCGTGAGCTATTTCAGCGGGCTCGCGCCGCTGGCCGTCGCCGAAGCCAAAGGCGTCGCCTTCGCGGCTGCGGCGGGATGCGGTTCGGGGGCTGACTCGGCGACCGCGCAGTGCCTGCGCAACCTCCCGGCTGAGAAGGTCGAGGCGCTATCTGGAACGCAAACGGGCAATGGGCCCTATATCACCTATCTGGTCGAAGACGGCCAGATCCTGCCGCGGTCGTTTACGTCATCCTTCCAGTCAGGCCAGTTCAACCAGGTGCCGGTCATGAACGGCACGGTGCAGGACGAAGCCAATTTCACCCTCGGAATTACGGAATATTTCAAGAAACCGCGCACGCCTTTTACCGAAGACGACTTCAAAAATCTCGTGACGTCGACCTACAGCGGCAACGCCGGGCCGGGGGGCTCGCCGCCCGCCTATCCTGCGGGAACCGTCAACAAGGTTCTGGCGCGCTATCCTCTCAACGCCTATGCCTCGCCGCAACTGGCGATGGATGCGGTCACGACCGATGTGTCGGCCTGCCGCAGTTTCTACGCGAGCGAACTTCTTGCAAGTCAGACGCCCGTCTACGGCTATGAGTTCCAGGAGCGAACGGCGCCCTTTTATTTTCCCAAAATGCCGGGCTTCCTCCCGCTCGCCTATCACACCGCCGATATCCAGTTTCTGTTTCCGCTCTTTCATGGCGGCCCCGACGGCATAGCTCACGATCTGAACAAAAAGCAGCAGGTTCTTGCCGATCAGATGACCGGCGCCTGGACCAATTTCGCCTGGACAGGCAATCCCAACGGACAGGGAAACAACCCCTGGCCGCAATACAAGGGGAAGCCCGGCAGCTATTATCTCGCCCAGAATATTCCGGTGCAGACGACCTTCACGGGCAAGGAGTTCGCAGCCGCCCACAAATGCGACTTCTGGCAGAAAATCCTGATCTATAATTGA
- a CDS encoding TraB/GumN family protein, with product MAGGQLAAQGVRRRAIIAAILCFAASGARGACSGHDLFPLIEEKAPDAFAAIKAQAAETPFGRGTLFRLSDGANAPSYLFGTLHLADPRVTDFRPSVVEALAASKTLAVESIETGARLASVIRKDPKAMRAAVQAEGADRAADLLDRTDFAALRALVAAAGMKAAAAGELKPAVLALLLDLPACARTNGARPYADQRIAAMARARGLKVVGLETMIEQLDSLDGLPPDESRALLVSTLRQASEAEDVVETTIARYVEQETGALLAWMRSPDFIPGVAGAATPALFLDRLISGRNQRMVARATPLLAEGGVFIAVGAAHLPGEDGLLRLFEKQGFAVERVE from the coding sequence GTGGCTGGCGGGCAGCTGGCCGCGCAGGGAGTTCGTCGCCGCGCAATCATCGCCGCGATTCTGTGTTTCGCGGCGAGCGGCGCGCGCGGGGCCTGCTCCGGCCATGACCTCTTCCCGCTGATCGAAGAGAAGGCGCCGGACGCTTTCGCCGCCATAAAGGCGCAGGCCGCCGAGACGCCGTTTGGTCGCGGAACCCTGTTTCGCCTCAGCGACGGCGCCAATGCGCCATCCTATCTGTTCGGCACGCTCCATCTTGCCGATCCCCGCGTGACGGATTTTCGTCCCTCTGTCGTCGAGGCGCTCGCCGCATCGAAAACGCTCGCCGTGGAATCCATCGAGACCGGCGCGCGGCTGGCGAGCGTGATCCGCAAGGATCCAAAGGCGATGCGCGCCGCCGTGCAGGCGGAAGGCGCCGATCGCGCCGCGGACCTGCTCGATCGAACGGATTTTGCCGCGCTCAGGGCGCTTGTCGCCGCCGCCGGAATGAAGGCCGCCGCCGCCGGCGAGCTGAAGCCGGCGGTTCTCGCCCTGCTGCTCGATCTTCCCGCCTGCGCGCGCACAAACGGCGCCCGGCCCTACGCCGACCAGCGCATCGCCGCGATGGCACGCGCGCGCGGGCTTAAAGTCGTCGGCCTCGAGACCATGATCGAGCAACTCGACAGTCTGGACGGACTGCCGCCGGACGAGTCCCGCGCATTGCTGGTCTCGACGCTGCGACAGGCGAGCGAGGCCGAAGACGTCGTCGAGACGACGATCGCCCGCTATGTCGAGCAGGAGACCGGCGCGCTTCTCGCCTGGATGCGCTCGCCCGATTTTATTCCCGGCGTCGCGGGCGCGGCGACGCCGGCGCTGTTCCTCGACCGCCTCATTTCGGGCCGCAATCAGCGCATGGTGGCGCGCGCCACGCCGCTGCTTGCCGAGGGCGGCGTCTTCATCGCCGTCGGCGCGGCGCATCTTCCTGGAGAAGACGGCCTGCTGCGGCTGTTCGAGAAACAGGGATTTGCGGTCGAACGGGTGGAGTGA
- a CDS encoding autotransporter outer membrane beta-barrel domain-containing protein, with translation MRRTNSIAMKVAASAAVWFGAAITAQAASFCPATVTQQNVVQTRQVCVTRDSFGNCTEFRTETFVAPATFSGFSAQPVNGQCTNNGQGPDPAAFSGAALASQALSELSQSTTQETARSAENSITNRRDEERERCSAGFSRVNGACEPIAAPAAEQVAPPPPSPAPAKKHAAKKKGKAAVAEVEEAPPPRSAPPRAHPKATFVSKDGFVPPPPPLEAPFRYSVWGQVFGEYEKRNASGFGAISGPDFNGGAPVGVNTTVDSKTGTVGFQAGLDYTAHGLFAPTDGVIVGALVGYISSTLNLDTVSASSNPAIVGTGTTHLHAKLDGPSLGVYGTYFSGPFSADILAKFDLLSLDQNFTDNLAFAGPFGPFSSTFSGQGSASLLNSTVAGNLNYRFDVYPNFWFEPTVGAQFTALGYGGGAAALGLENGNQVMVQGGARVGTASVFDKVIIKTTLTGLAYSDVAVNGGFIPGASFNGNNILADADRGQVRGRGILAFNLDFGQGLTSFVLGDVHGGQGLFGAGGRAGIRYQW, from the coding sequence ATGCGCAGGACCAATTCGATCGCCATGAAAGTCGCGGCGTCAGCCGCCGTGTGGTTCGGAGCAGCCATCACTGCGCAGGCGGCGTCTTTTTGCCCGGCGACAGTCACACAGCAGAATGTGGTCCAGACAAGACAGGTTTGTGTGACGCGCGATAGCTTCGGCAATTGCACAGAGTTCAGAACGGAAACCTTTGTGGCGCCAGCCACATTTTCCGGTTTTTCCGCGCAGCCCGTCAACGGGCAGTGCACCAATAACGGCCAGGGCCCCGACCCGGCGGCCTTCTCCGGCGCAGCCCTAGCGAGCCAGGCGCTGAGCGAGCTGTCGCAATCGACGACGCAGGAGACCGCACGCAGCGCCGAAAATTCGATCACCAATCGGCGCGACGAAGAGCGGGAGCGCTGCTCCGCCGGATTCTCCCGTGTGAATGGCGCCTGCGAACCCATTGCCGCTCCTGCCGCCGAGCAGGTCGCGCCTCCTCCTCCGTCGCCCGCGCCGGCAAAGAAGCACGCCGCGAAGAAGAAAGGTAAAGCCGCCGTCGCCGAGGTCGAGGAAGCTCCTCCGCCGCGGTCTGCCCCGCCGCGCGCGCATCCGAAAGCGACTTTCGTCAGCAAGGACGGATTTGTTCCGCCGCCTCCGCCACTTGAGGCACCGTTCCGCTACAGCGTTTGGGGCCAGGTGTTCGGCGAATATGAAAAGCGTAACGCCAGCGGTTTTGGGGCCATCAGCGGACCGGATTTCAATGGCGGCGCTCCGGTTGGAGTCAATACCACCGTCGACAGCAAAACCGGCACGGTGGGCTTCCAGGCCGGCCTCGACTATACGGCGCACGGCCTGTTCGCTCCGACCGACGGCGTGATCGTCGGCGCGCTCGTCGGCTATATCTCGTCCACGCTCAATCTGGATACGGTGTCGGCCTCGTCGAACCCCGCTATCGTCGGCACCGGAACGACGCATCTCCACGCCAAGCTCGACGGGCCCTCGCTCGGCGTTTACGGCACTTATTTCTCCGGCCCGTTCTCGGCCGACATCCTCGCCAAATTCGACCTTCTGAGCCTCGATCAGAATTTCACTGACAATCTCGCCTTCGCCGGACCGTTCGGACCGTTCTCCTCGACCTTCTCGGGCCAAGGCTCGGCGAGCCTCCTCAACTCGACGGTCGCCGGCAATCTCAACTATCGCTTTGACGTCTATCCGAACTTCTGGTTCGAGCCGACCGTCGGCGCGCAATTCACGGCGCTTGGCTATGGCGGCGGCGCTGCGGCCCTCGGCCTTGAAAACGGCAATCAGGTGATGGTGCAGGGCGGCGCGCGCGTCGGCACGGCCTCGGTCTTTGATAAGGTAATCATCAAGACCACGCTGACCGGCCTCGCCTATAGCGACGTCGCCGTCAATGGCGGCTTCATCCCGGGCGCCTCGTTCAATGGCAACAACATCCTGGCCGACGCCGATCGCGGACAGGTGCGCGGGCGCGGCATTCTTGCCTTCAATCTGGATTTCGGCCAGGGGCTCACCTCTTTCGTGCTCGGCGACGTGCATGGCGGTCAGGGCCTGTTCGGCGCCGGCGGCCGGGCCGGCATCCGCTACCAGTGGTGA
- a CDS encoding tetratricopeptide repeat protein, with protein MIIGRILVFVCSVLLAAPFALGSRALAADGDLELCNHSLSNPDAGIPACTRLIESSADEAATPGLLNNRGVAKVRKGDLEGAIADFSRALDRNPNSIDAYRNRGLARQIEGDYDGSIADYNQAIRIDAKSPDLYNSRGAALVNKGEYDRAIADYDKAIRLNGKFAKAFYNRGQARYLKNQPDRAIADFDEFIKLSPNEAKGYVQRADARLAKADVLGAIADYDSAIKVDGGNGEAFSHRGEARRLQGDLEKSLLDQNKAIELAATPESYVNRALVYADQGKLDLAIADCDEALLLRPKYDLAFAQRGRVKRLSGDLEGALGDLNKALSIDPRLPVSLSFRGDVFLARDSSDRAIADFTEALRVAPDFVAAYAGRGQAYEKAGQLPKAKADYQKALSLPGEADAALAKPAQNQARARLAALAASEASSAKIVAGVAVADATDARAKADAEARAKAEAEQQAAAIEARIKTEVEARTKVAAEAARARLETQAAAEARARADADAKAKAAYEAQAKAEFDTRLKAEVEARAKAVVEAAQAKSAALAPPIGNRVALVIGNSSYREVATLPNPQRDAQAVAAAFRKVGFQTVFAEQDLTREKFLAALRAFEDKVETADWAVVYYAGHGLEIGGVNYLIPVDAKLRADRDVQDEAITLERVLIATERAKKLRLVILDACRDNPFAARMQRTMASRSIGRGFARVEPEGGTLVAYAARDGQVAQDGDGDHSPFTQAFLRNIVKPQLEINMLFRQIRDEVRQATNQRQEPFTYGSLPGESFYFVAK; from the coding sequence ATGATTATCGGCCGCATTCTCGTGTTCGTGTGCAGCGTGCTGCTCGCCGCCCCCTTTGCGCTTGGCTCGCGCGCCCTCGCCGCTGACGGCGACCTCGAGCTTTGCAATCATTCGCTTAGCAATCCCGACGCCGGCATTCCCGCCTGCACAAGATTGATCGAGAGCTCTGCCGACGAAGCGGCGACGCCCGGCCTTCTCAACAATCGCGGCGTCGCCAAGGTGCGCAAGGGCGACCTTGAAGGCGCGATTGCGGATTTTTCCCGCGCGCTCGACCGCAATCCCAACTCGATCGACGCCTATCGCAATCGCGGCCTCGCGCGCCAGATCGAGGGCGATTACGACGGCTCGATCGCCGACTATAATCAGGCCATCCGGATCGACGCAAAATCGCCGGACCTCTACAATTCGCGCGGCGCTGCGCTCGTCAACAAGGGCGAATATGACCGGGCGATCGCCGACTATGACAAGGCGATCCGGCTCAACGGCAAATTCGCCAAGGCGTTCTACAATCGCGGCCAGGCCCGCTACCTGAAGAATCAGCCCGATCGCGCCATCGCCGATTTCGACGAATTCATCAAGCTGTCGCCCAATGAGGCCAAGGGCTATGTGCAGCGCGCCGATGCGCGGCTCGCCAAGGCCGACGTCCTCGGCGCGATCGCCGATTATGATTCGGCGATCAAGGTCGACGGCGGCAATGGCGAAGCCTTCAGCCATCGCGGCGAAGCGCGCCGCCTGCAGGGCGATCTCGAAAAATCGCTGCTCGACCAGAACAAGGCGATCGAGCTGGCCGCGACGCCGGAAAGCTATGTCAATCGCGCCCTTGTCTATGCCGATCAGGGCAAGCTCGATCTCGCCATCGCCGATTGCGACGAGGCGCTTTTGCTCCGGCCGAAATATGATCTCGCCTTCGCGCAGCGCGGCCGGGTGAAGCGGCTCAGCGGCGACCTTGAAGGCGCGCTCGGCGATCTCAACAAGGCTCTTTCGATCGATCCGCGCTTGCCCGTGTCGCTCAGCTTCCGCGGCGACGTCTTTCTCGCGCGCGACTCGAGCGATCGCGCCATCGCCGATTTTACCGAGGCGCTTCGCGTCGCGCCCGATTTCGTCGCCGCCTACGCCGGCCGCGGCCAGGCCTACGAGAAAGCCGGCCAATTGCCGAAAGCGAAGGCCGATTACCAGAAGGCGCTGAGCCTGCCCGGCGAAGCCGACGCCGCCCTCGCCAAGCCGGCGCAGAATCAGGCCCGCGCGCGCCTCGCCGCGCTCGCGGCGAGCGAAGCCTCCAGCGCCAAGATCGTCGCCGGCGTAGCCGTGGCCGACGCGACCGATGCGCGGGCGAAAGCCGACGCCGAGGCGCGCGCCAAGGCCGAGGCCGAGCAGCAGGCGGCCGCCATTGAGGCCCGAATCAAGACCGAGGTGGAAGCCCGCACGAAGGTCGCCGCCGAGGCGGCCCGGGCGCGGCTCGAAACGCAGGCCGCCGCCGAAGCCCGCGCGCGCGCCGACGCCGACGCCAAGGCGAAAGCCGCCTATGAGGCGCAGGCGAAAGCCGAATTTGACACGCGGCTAAAAGCCGAGGTCGAGGCGCGCGCCAAGGCCGTCGTCGAGGCGGCGCAAGCCAAAAGCGCCGCGCTCGCGCCGCCGATCGGCAATCGCGTCGCGCTCGTCATCGGCAATTCCAGCTATCGCGAGGTCGCGACGCTGCCCAATCCGCAGCGCGACGCCCAGGCGGTCGCGGCGGCCTTCCGCAAGGTTGGCTTCCAGACCGTCTTCGCCGAGCAGGATCTGACGCGCGAAAAATTCCTGGCCGCGCTACGCGCCTTCGAAGACAAGGTCGAAACCGCCGATTGGGCCGTGGTCTATTACGCCGGCCATGGGTTGGAGATCGGCGGCGTCAATTATCTCATTCCCGTCGACGCAAAGCTCCGGGCCGACCGCGACGTGCAGGACGAAGCGATCACCCTCGAGCGCGTCCTGATCGCGACGGAGCGCGCCAAGAAGCTGCGGCTCGTCATTCTCGACGCCTGCCGCGACAATCCGTTCGCGGCGCGCATGCAGCGGACCATGGCCTCCCGCTCCATCGGCCGCGGCTTCGCCCGCGTCGAGCCGGAGGGCGGCACCCTCGTCGCCTATGCGGCGCGCGATGGGCAGGTCGCGCAGGACGGCGACGGCGATCACAGCCCCTTCACCCAGGCTTTCCTGCGCAATATCGTCAAGCCTCAGCTTGAGATCAATATGCTGTTCCGGCAGATCCGCGACGAGGTGCGGCAGGCGACCAACCAGCGGCAGGAGCCTTTCACCTATGGCTCGCTGCCGGGCGAGAGCTTTTATTTCGTCGCCAAATAG
- a CDS encoding glutathione S-transferase yields MAYKLYYWPEIQGRGEFVRLALEEAGADYVDVARGENGIATLIDVMEQADRPPFAPPFLKDGDVLIGQTAAILLYLGPKLGLAPRAEAGRLWVHQIQLTIADAVAEAHDTHHPIDVELYYKDQKPEARRRAEAFRRARIPKFLGWFETVLTRNPGGFLVGKRLTYADLSLFQLVEGLSYAFPKAMKGTLKQAPRVAALRQAVAERPRLSAYLASPRRIPFNEDGIFRHYSELDA; encoded by the coding sequence ATGGCTTATAAGCTTTATTATTGGCCGGAGATTCAGGGCCGCGGCGAATTCGTGCGTCTCGCTCTCGAAGAGGCCGGAGCCGATTATGTCGACGTCGCGCGCGGCGAAAACGGCATCGCGACATTGATCGACGTGATGGAGCAGGCCGATCGGCCGCCCTTCGCGCCGCCTTTTCTGAAGGACGGCGACGTCCTGATCGGCCAGACCGCTGCGATCCTGCTCTATCTGGGCCCAAAGCTCGGCCTCGCCCCACGGGCGGAGGCCGGCCGCTTATGGGTTCATCAGATCCAGCTCACCATCGCCGACGCCGTGGCCGAGGCGCATGACACGCACCACCCGATCGACGTTGAGCTCTATTATAAAGACCAGAAACCGGAGGCGCGCCGCCGCGCCGAAGCGTTCCGGCGCGCCCGCATTCCCAAATTTCTCGGCTGGTTCGAGACCGTCCTGACGCGCAATCCCGGCGGCTTTCTCGTCGGCAAGCGCCTGACCTATGCCGATCTGTCGCTGTTTCAGCTGGTCGAAGGGCTCTCCTACGCTTTTCCGAAAGCGATGAAGGGGACGCTGAAACAGGCGCCGCGGGTCGCGGCGCTGCGGCAGGCGGTCGCCGAACGCCCGCGCCTTAGCGCCTATCTTGCCAGCCCGCGCCGCATTCCCTTCAACGAGGATGGCATTTTCCGGCACTATTCCGAACTGGACGCGTAG
- a CDS encoding beta-ribofuranosylaminobenzene 5'-phosphate synthase family protein, which produces MPASVTVVAPARLHLGFLDLHGGLKRRFGSIGLAIDRPATRLHISRAARNAAAGPDSERALAHVEALQRRHGLSSFYDVAIETAIPDHVGLGSGTQLALALGAGLRLLEGLPADPADDALLLQRTMRSGIGAAIFERGGVIVDGGRGERTITPPVIARLDFPPAWRVILVLDPTLKGIHGPEEIRSFAALKPFEASASGEICRLVLIQALPALVEADIDAFGAAITRIQEIVGDYFAPAQGGGAFTSPRVAQAMAELARHGAKGIGQSSWGPTGFAFAADAADAARICALSREKSNALGVDIAICKGLNHGAIVRGDLPDGPAPARATATIGTDRPTRS; this is translated from the coding sequence ATGCCTGCAAGCGTCACCGTCGTCGCCCCCGCGCGGCTGCATCTCGGCTTTCTCGATCTTCACGGCGGGCTCAAGCGCCGTTTTGGCAGCATCGGGCTGGCGATCGACCGGCCGGCGACGCGGCTTCATATTTCTCGCGCGGCGAGGAACGCTGCGGCCGGGCCCGACTCCGAGCGCGCTTTGGCGCATGTCGAGGCGCTGCAGCGGCGCCATGGCCTGTCCTCTTTCTATGACGTCGCCATCGAGACAGCGATCCCCGATCATGTCGGGCTTGGCTCGGGCACGCAGCTGGCGCTGGCGCTGGGCGCCGGACTTCGCCTGCTCGAAGGGCTGCCGGCCGACCCCGCCGACGACGCGCTGTTGCTGCAGCGCACGATGCGCTCCGGGATCGGCGCGGCGATTTTTGAGCGCGGCGGCGTCATCGTCGACGGCGGCCGCGGCGAGCGGACGATCACGCCCCCGGTGATCGCGCGGCTCGACTTTCCGCCGGCGTGGCGCGTCATCCTTGTGCTGGACCCCACCCTGAAAGGCATCCACGGACCGGAGGAAATTCGATCCTTCGCGGCGCTAAAGCCTTTTGAAGCCTCCGCATCGGGCGAAATCTGCCGTCTCGTGCTGATCCAGGCGCTTCCTGCTTTGGTCGAAGCCGACATTGACGCCTTCGGGGCGGCGATCACGCGGATTCAGGAGATCGTCGGCGACTATTTCGCGCCGGCGCAGGGCGGCGGCGCCTTTACGAGCCCGCGCGTGGCGCAGGCGATGGCCGAACTCGCCCGCCATGGCGCCAAAGGAATTGGCCAATCCTCCTGGGGTCCGACCGGCTTCGCCTTCGCCGCCGACGCCGCCGACGCTGCGCGCATTTGCGCGCTTTCGCGCGAAAAATCTAATGCCTTGGGAGTAGACATTGCGATATGCAAAGGACTTAATCACGGCGCGATCGTAAGGGGCGATCTTCCTGACGGTCCGGCGCCGGCGCGGGCGACTGCGACCATCGGGACAGACCGGCCGACAAGATCATGA
- a CDS encoding NAD(P)-dependent methylenetetrahydromethanopterin dehydrogenase, translating into MAKTILHMFSPLKHMSPFDVNMALDAGYDSVTPYTGVTLDEVTALVQDAMFSRSPRDAVRTGVFIAGKDAGLALDMLERFKATLLKPFEISAFADPAGSFTTAAAMVACVEKLLKTKKNESLDKTKILIFGATGVVGYAAGVISALEGAEVSLAGYDGPKRVQAKADDIKARFGVDLKAVDGSTEEKKREALEGVEVVYCAAAAGVQVLSKELLAEAKSLLVAADVNAVPPAGIEGLQLFDNGAELAGGALGVGPLAIGDIKYKTESGLFQRMATSSKPLCIDFRDAFTLARELV; encoded by the coding sequence GTGGCCAAGACTATTCTGCACATGTTCAGCCCGTTGAAGCATATGAGCCCGTTCGATGTGAACATGGCGCTCGACGCGGGCTATGATTCGGTCACGCCCTATACCGGGGTCACGCTCGATGAAGTCACGGCTCTCGTGCAGGACGCGATGTTTTCGCGCTCGCCGCGGGACGCCGTGCGCACCGGCGTGTTCATCGCCGGCAAGGACGCCGGCCTTGCGCTCGACATGCTGGAGCGCTTCAAGGCGACCCTTCTGAAGCCTTTCGAGATTTCGGCCTTCGCCGATCCGGCCGGCTCCTTCACCACGGCCGCGGCCATGGTCGCCTGCGTCGAAAAGCTGCTGAAGACCAAGAAAAACGAAAGCCTCGACAAGACCAAGATCCTGATTTTCGGCGCGACCGGCGTCGTCGGCTATGCCGCAGGCGTGATTTCGGCCCTTGAAGGCGCCGAAGTGTCGCTCGCCGGCTATGACGGACCAAAGCGCGTTCAGGCCAAGGCGGACGACATCAAGGCCCGCTTCGGTGTCGACCTCAAGGCCGTCGACGGCAGCACCGAAGAGAAAAAGCGCGAGGCGCTCGAAGGCGTCGAGGTCGTCTATTGCGCGGCTGCCGCTGGCGTTCAGGTACTATCGAAAGAGCTGCTCGCGGAGGCCAAGAGCCTTCTGGTCGCCGCCGACGTCAACGCCGTTCCGCCCGCCGGCATCGAAGGGCTGCAGCTGTTCGATAATGGCGCGGAGCTCGCGGGCGGCGCCCTCGGGGTCGGCCCGCTCGCCATCGGCGACATCAAATACAAGACGGAATCCGGCCTGTTCCAGCGCATGGCGACGTCGTCGAAGCCGCTTTGCATCGACTTTCGCGACGCCTTCACATTGGCGCGGGAACTGGTCTGA
- a CDS encoding ATP-grasp domain-containing protein, with product MSGLKTHAGAAVLIAASSGRALAAAARRAGFRPLVADLFDDCDTHSLCAASLIAGDWRAGFSRDPLIAALETLAKAASPIGLVYGAGFEDRPLLLEEIAGRWPVFGNPPERLRRAKDPMALAALCHALGVPHPEIRLGLPNPCGGWLVKSVGGAGGSHVAPAGSARPENESIYFQRLAPGQPISVQCLCDGSRAISLGLSRQWTSPAPDEPFRYGGCVRPAGLSSDLETRLADAACAIVGAQGLVGLNSVDFLVDENDFYLIEVNPRPGAALDIFEDREGRLFQAHIDACLGRLPVRPLEFEAATAAAIAYAQRDIAAMPELDWPDWTADRQKPQSAVGLYDPLCTIKACAAQTSAARALVEARAGALFDAINCKLGGEAS from the coding sequence TTGTCCGGCCTGAAAACGCACGCAGGCGCCGCGGTTCTGATCGCGGCGTCCTCCGGCCGAGCTCTCGCCGCCGCGGCGCGGCGCGCGGGCTTTCGTCCCCTCGTCGCCGATCTTTTTGACGATTGCGACACGCACAGCCTCTGCGCGGCAAGCCTGATTGCGGGGGATTGGCGCGCGGGGTTTTCCCGCGATCCTCTGATCGCCGCACTGGAAACACTGGCGAAAGCGGCCTCGCCGATCGGCCTTGTCTACGGCGCGGGATTCGAGGATCGGCCACTCCTTTTGGAGGAGATCGCCGGGCGCTGGCCAGTTTTCGGCAATCCGCCCGAGCGGCTGCGACGCGCCAAGGACCCGATGGCGCTCGCCGCGCTTTGCCACGCGCTTGGCGTTCCCCATCCGGAGATCCGCCTCGGCTTGCCGAACCCCTGCGGCGGCTGGCTCGTCAAAAGCGTCGGCGGCGCCGGCGGCTCCCATGTCGCCCCCGCGGGCTCCGCGCGACCTGAAAACGAAAGCATTTATTTTCAACGGCTTGCCCCTGGGCAGCCGATCTCCGTCCAATGCCTTTGCGACGGAAGCCGGGCCATCTCGCTCGGCCTCAGCCGGCAATGGACGTCGCCCGCGCCGGACGAACCCTTCCGCTATGGCGGCTGCGTGCGCCCCGCCGGACTTTCCTCCGATCTCGAAACGCGCCTCGCTGACGCCGCCTGCGCGATCGTCGGCGCGCAAGGGCTCGTCGGGCTGAACAGCGTCGACTTTCTTGTCGACGAGAACGACTTTTATCTGATCGAGGTCAATCCGCGGCCGGGCGCGGCGCTCGATATTTTCGAAGACCGCGAAGGCCGTCTGTTTCAGGCGCACATCGACGCATGTCTGGGGCGGCTTCCGGTCCGGCCGCTCGAATTCGAAGCAGCGACGGCCGCTGCAATCGCCTATGCGCAAAGAGATATTGCGGCGATGCCTGAGCTCGACTGGCCGGATTGGACGGCCGACCGGCAAAAGCCGCAAAGCGCCGTGGGGTTGTATGATCCGCTCTGCACCATTAAAGCCTGCGCAGCGCAGACGTCCGCCGCGCGCGCCCTGGTTGAGGCGCGCGCCGGCGCTTTGTTCGACGCCATAAATTGTAAACTGGGGGGAGAAGCATCGTGA